A portion of the Juglans microcarpa x Juglans regia isolate MS1-56 chromosome 1D, Jm3101_v1.0, whole genome shotgun sequence genome contains these proteins:
- the LOC121265049 gene encoding transcription factor EGL1-like isoform X2, producing the protein MANGCQTRDGVPENLRNQLAVAVRSIQWSYAIFWSLSTTEQGVLEWADGYYNGDIKTRKTVQAMELKADKIGLQRSQQLRELFQSLLEGETEQAAKRPSAALSPEDLTDAEWYYLVCMSFVFSPGQGLPGRALANGQTIWLCNAQYADSKVFSRSLLAKSASIQVTEDPSLLQHIKVSLLELSKPVCSDKSSSVPHKADDDRDPMCAKVNQEVMNTSPLENLYSPSEEIKFDQEGINELGGNINEEINMDSPDDCSNGCEHNYQTEDSFMLEGLNGGASQVQSWHAMDDDFSNGVQDSMNSSDCISEAFVNQEKPLSTLKREDNHTHLKELQNSNHTRLSSLDLGADDDLQYRRILSSILGCSPRLIEKSCFQYSDCKTSFLSWKKEAIGSAYRPQIQQRILKKILFSVPLMYGGCSLRSQKESGGKDWLWKLERDDICMGHVLSDNRREDENFLVLRSMVPSITEINKASILNDTIKYLKELEARVEELESCMASVDFEARARRKYLDIVEQISDNYDRKKIDNGRKPWINKRKACDMDETDPELNEAVPEDGLPLDVKVSIKEQEVLIEMRCPYREYILLDVMDAINNLHLDAYSVQSSSPNGILTLTLKSKFRGAATAPVGMIKQALWKIACKC; encoded by the exons ATGGCTAATGGCTGTCAAACCCGAGATGGGGTGCCAGAGAACCTAAGAAATCAGCTTGCTGTTGCTGTGAGGAGTATCCAATGGAGTTATGCAATTTTCTGGTCGCTGTCAACAACAGAACAAGG GGTACTGGAATGGGCTGATGGGTACTATAATGGTGACatcaaaactagaaaaacaGTCCAAGCCATGGAACTTAAGGCTGATAAAATAGGCTTACAGAGAAGCCAGCAATTGAGAGAGCTTTTCCAGTCTCTCTTGGAAGGCGAAACCGAACAAGCAGCTAAAAGGCCCTCAGCAGCATTGTCACCGGAGGATCTCACAGATGCTGAGTGGTATTACTTGGTTTGCATGTCCTTTGTCTTCAGTCCTGGCCAAGG TTTGCCAGGAAGGGCATTAGCAAATGGTCAAACCATCTGGTTATGCAATGCTCAATATGCGGACAGCAAAGTATTCTCTAGATCTTTGCTAGCCAAG AGCGCATCTATTCAG GTCACTGAGGACCCTAGTCTCCTTCAACACATCAAAGTTTCCTTATTAGAGTTGTCAAAGCCAGTATGTTCCGACAAATCTTCCTCTGTTCCTCATAAAGCAGATGATGACAGAGATCCAATGTGTGCCAAGGTTAATCAGGAAGTAATGAACACTTCTCCTTTGGAGAACCTATATTCCCCATCCGAAGAAATCAAGTTTGATCAGGAAGGAATCAATGAATTAGGTGGAAATATCAATGAGGAAATCAACATGGATTCTCCTGATGATTGTTCCAATGGCTGCGAGCACAATTACCAGACAGAAGACTCTTTCATGCTTGAAGGTCTAAATGGCGGGGCTTCTCAAGTTCAGAGCTGGCATGCCATGGATGATGACTTCAGCAATGGAGTTCAAGATTCCATGAATTCCAGCGACTGTATATCTGAAGCTTTTGTGAATCAAGAAAAGCCTCTCTCTACTCTTAAGCGAGAAGATAACCACACTCATTTGAAGGAACTTCAAAACTCCAATCACACAAGACTAAGTTCCTTGGATCTTGGAGCGGATGATGACTTGCAGTACAGAAGAATTCTTTCTTCTATTCTGGGATGCTCACCTCGGTTGATTgaaaaatcatgttttcaaTATAGTGATTGCAAAACCAGTTTTCTGAGTTGGAAGAAAGAAGCAATTGGTAGTGCTTATAGGCCACAGATACAGCAGAGAATACTAAAAAAGATACTATTCTCGGTCCCTCTTATGTATGGTGGTTGCTCTCTTAGGTCCCAGAAAGAAAGTGGTGGAAAAGATTGGCTTTGGAAATTGGAAAGGGATGATATTTGCATGGGACATGTTTTGTCAGACAATAGAAGAGAGGATGAAAACTTTCTGGTCCTCAGGTCAATGGTTCCTTCTATCACTGAG ATTAACAAAGCATCGATTCTTAATGACACAATCAAATACCTGAAAGAGCTTGAGGCAAGGGTAGAAGAGTTGGAATCTTGCATGGCTTCAGTAGATTTTGAAGCAAGAGCCAGAAGGAAATACCTTGATATAGTAGAGCAGATTTCTGATAATTATGATAGGAAAAAGATTGATAATGGCAGGAAACCTTGGATAAACAAGAGGAAGGCTTGTGACATGGATGAAACTGACCCAGAACTCAATGAAGCTGTTCCTGAAGATGGCCTGCCATTAGATGTGAAAGTCAGCATAAAAGAGCAGGAGGTTCTGATAGAGATGAGATGCCCTTACAGGGAATATATTTTGCTCGATGTCATGGATGCGATAAATAATCTGCATTTGGATGCATACTCAGTTCAATCATCTTCTCCTAATGGCATTCTGACATTGACCTTAAAATCTAAG TTTCGAGGAGCAGCAACTGCACCGGTGGGAATGATCAAACAAGCACTTTGGAAAATTGCTTGTAAGTGTTGA
- the LOC121265049 gene encoding transcription factor EGL1-like isoform X1 translates to MANGCQTRDGVPENLRNQLAVAVRSIQWSYAIFWSLSTTEQGVLEWADGYYNGDIKTRKTVQAMELKADKIGLQRSQQLRELFQSLLEGETEQAAKRPSAALSPEDLTDAEWYYLVCMSFVFSPGQGLPGRALANGQTIWLCNAQYADSKVFSRSLLAKSASIQTVVCFPYLGGVIELGVTELVTEDPSLLQHIKVSLLELSKPVCSDKSSSVPHKADDDRDPMCAKVNQEVMNTSPLENLYSPSEEIKFDQEGINELGGNINEEINMDSPDDCSNGCEHNYQTEDSFMLEGLNGGASQVQSWHAMDDDFSNGVQDSMNSSDCISEAFVNQEKPLSTLKREDNHTHLKELQNSNHTRLSSLDLGADDDLQYRRILSSILGCSPRLIEKSCFQYSDCKTSFLSWKKEAIGSAYRPQIQQRILKKILFSVPLMYGGCSLRSQKESGGKDWLWKLERDDICMGHVLSDNRREDENFLVLRSMVPSITEINKASILNDTIKYLKELEARVEELESCMASVDFEARARRKYLDIVEQISDNYDRKKIDNGRKPWINKRKACDMDETDPELNEAVPEDGLPLDVKVSIKEQEVLIEMRCPYREYILLDVMDAINNLHLDAYSVQSSSPNGILTLTLKSKFRGAATAPVGMIKQALWKIACKC, encoded by the exons ATGGCTAATGGCTGTCAAACCCGAGATGGGGTGCCAGAGAACCTAAGAAATCAGCTTGCTGTTGCTGTGAGGAGTATCCAATGGAGTTATGCAATTTTCTGGTCGCTGTCAACAACAGAACAAGG GGTACTGGAATGGGCTGATGGGTACTATAATGGTGACatcaaaactagaaaaacaGTCCAAGCCATGGAACTTAAGGCTGATAAAATAGGCTTACAGAGAAGCCAGCAATTGAGAGAGCTTTTCCAGTCTCTCTTGGAAGGCGAAACCGAACAAGCAGCTAAAAGGCCCTCAGCAGCATTGTCACCGGAGGATCTCACAGATGCTGAGTGGTATTACTTGGTTTGCATGTCCTTTGTCTTCAGTCCTGGCCAAGG TTTGCCAGGAAGGGCATTAGCAAATGGTCAAACCATCTGGTTATGCAATGCTCAATATGCGGACAGCAAAGTATTCTCTAGATCTTTGCTAGCCAAG AGCGCATCTATTCAG ACTGTGGTATGTTTTCCTTATCTGGGGGGTGTGATAGAGCTGGGTGTGACCGAACTG GTCACTGAGGACCCTAGTCTCCTTCAACACATCAAAGTTTCCTTATTAGAGTTGTCAAAGCCAGTATGTTCCGACAAATCTTCCTCTGTTCCTCATAAAGCAGATGATGACAGAGATCCAATGTGTGCCAAGGTTAATCAGGAAGTAATGAACACTTCTCCTTTGGAGAACCTATATTCCCCATCCGAAGAAATCAAGTTTGATCAGGAAGGAATCAATGAATTAGGTGGAAATATCAATGAGGAAATCAACATGGATTCTCCTGATGATTGTTCCAATGGCTGCGAGCACAATTACCAGACAGAAGACTCTTTCATGCTTGAAGGTCTAAATGGCGGGGCTTCTCAAGTTCAGAGCTGGCATGCCATGGATGATGACTTCAGCAATGGAGTTCAAGATTCCATGAATTCCAGCGACTGTATATCTGAAGCTTTTGTGAATCAAGAAAAGCCTCTCTCTACTCTTAAGCGAGAAGATAACCACACTCATTTGAAGGAACTTCAAAACTCCAATCACACAAGACTAAGTTCCTTGGATCTTGGAGCGGATGATGACTTGCAGTACAGAAGAATTCTTTCTTCTATTCTGGGATGCTCACCTCGGTTGATTgaaaaatcatgttttcaaTATAGTGATTGCAAAACCAGTTTTCTGAGTTGGAAGAAAGAAGCAATTGGTAGTGCTTATAGGCCACAGATACAGCAGAGAATACTAAAAAAGATACTATTCTCGGTCCCTCTTATGTATGGTGGTTGCTCTCTTAGGTCCCAGAAAGAAAGTGGTGGAAAAGATTGGCTTTGGAAATTGGAAAGGGATGATATTTGCATGGGACATGTTTTGTCAGACAATAGAAGAGAGGATGAAAACTTTCTGGTCCTCAGGTCAATGGTTCCTTCTATCACTGAG ATTAACAAAGCATCGATTCTTAATGACACAATCAAATACCTGAAAGAGCTTGAGGCAAGGGTAGAAGAGTTGGAATCTTGCATGGCTTCAGTAGATTTTGAAGCAAGAGCCAGAAGGAAATACCTTGATATAGTAGAGCAGATTTCTGATAATTATGATAGGAAAAAGATTGATAATGGCAGGAAACCTTGGATAAACAAGAGGAAGGCTTGTGACATGGATGAAACTGACCCAGAACTCAATGAAGCTGTTCCTGAAGATGGCCTGCCATTAGATGTGAAAGTCAGCATAAAAGAGCAGGAGGTTCTGATAGAGATGAGATGCCCTTACAGGGAATATATTTTGCTCGATGTCATGGATGCGATAAATAATCTGCATTTGGATGCATACTCAGTTCAATCATCTTCTCCTAATGGCATTCTGACATTGACCTTAAAATCTAAG TTTCGAGGAGCAGCAACTGCACCGGTGGGAATGATCAAACAAGCACTTTGGAAAATTGCTTGTAAGTGTTGA